One Thunnus maccoyii chromosome 14, fThuMac1.1, whole genome shotgun sequence genomic window carries:
- the rgs17 gene encoding regulator of G-protein signaling 17 isoform X1, producing MPRSVSGVEMRKRQAAHIEAPPQAPGQPRPNTCCLCWCGCCKCLWNEDRMERSERQTCTKMDSIEAAEEQHPSLDEVLSWSRSFEMMLRSLEGREIFREFLRSEYSEDNLLFWLACEELKKETNPSVVDEKARIIYEDYVSILSPKEVSLDSRVREGINQSLAEPSSLMYEEAQLQIYTLMHRDSFPRFLNSTVYRDLLANRRRTCLDT from the exons CCCCGCAGTGTGAGTGGAGTGGAGATGAGAAAAAGGCAGGCGGCACACATCGAGGCCCCACCCCAGGCCCCTGGACAGCCCCGACCCAACACCTGCTGCCTCTGCTGGTGCGGCTGCTGCAAGTGTCTCTG GAATGAAGACAGGATGGAGAGGAGTGAACGACAGACCTGCACCAAGATGGACAGTATTGAAGCTGCAGAAGAACA aCACCCCAGCCTAGATGAGGTGCTGTCGTGGTCTCGGAGCTTTGAGATGATGCTGCGCTCGTTGGAGGGCCGGGAGATCTTCCGTGAGTTCCTGCGCTCAGAGTACAGCGAGGACAACCTGCTTTTCTGGTTGGCCTGTGAAGAGCTGAAAAAAGAGACCAATCCCTCAGTGGTGGATGAGAAGGCCAGGATCATATACGAAGACTACGTGTCCATATTATCACCCAAAGAG GTGAGTCTGGACTCGCGGGTCAGAGAAGGAATCAACCAGAGCCTGGCGGAGCCCAGCAGCCTGATGTACGAGGAGGCCCAGCTCCAGATCTACACCCTGATGCACCGTGACTCCTTCCCCCGTTTCCTCAACTCCACCGTTTACAGAGACCTCCTGGCCAACAGGAGACGCACCTGCCTCGACACCTAG
- the rgs17 gene encoding regulator of G-protein signaling 17 isoform X2 — MERSERQTCTKMDSIEAAEEQHPSLDEVLSWSRSFEMMLRSLEGREIFREFLRSEYSEDNLLFWLACEELKKETNPSVVDEKARIIYEDYVSILSPKEVSLDSRVREGINQSLAEPSSLMYEEAQLQIYTLMHRDSFPRFLNSTVYRDLLANRRRTCLDT; from the exons ATGGAGAGGAGTGAACGACAGACCTGCACCAAGATGGACAGTATTGAAGCTGCAGAAGAACA aCACCCCAGCCTAGATGAGGTGCTGTCGTGGTCTCGGAGCTTTGAGATGATGCTGCGCTCGTTGGAGGGCCGGGAGATCTTCCGTGAGTTCCTGCGCTCAGAGTACAGCGAGGACAACCTGCTTTTCTGGTTGGCCTGTGAAGAGCTGAAAAAAGAGACCAATCCCTCAGTGGTGGATGAGAAGGCCAGGATCATATACGAAGACTACGTGTCCATATTATCACCCAAAGAG GTGAGTCTGGACTCGCGGGTCAGAGAAGGAATCAACCAGAGCCTGGCGGAGCCCAGCAGCCTGATGTACGAGGAGGCCCAGCTCCAGATCTACACCCTGATGCACCGTGACTCCTTCCCCCGTTTCCTCAACTCCACCGTTTACAGAGACCTCCTGGCCAACAGGAGACGCACCTGCCTCGACACCTAG